The genomic interval ATAGATTAACGTTGCGATAATCCAGGTTTGTCCTATCATGGGGTCAAGTCGTCTCACGCACATGACCAAGTTTCTTTGGTCCGATCACACCTCGAAGTGCGCGTGGCGCTCACCTCAACGAAAGGACCACGGCAATGGCTAAATATGAACTGCCCGAACTTGATTACGCTTACGATGCTCTCGAGCCTCACATCGCTGCCGAGATCATGGAGCTACATCACTCCAAGCACCACGCTAACTACGTAAACGGTGCTAACGCAGCCCTGGAGAAGCTTGCCGACGCCCGCGAGAACGGCTACATCGGCGTCGCCGTTACCGCTCTTACCAAGGACCTCGCTTTCAACCTCGGTGGCCACACCAACCACTCCATCTTCTGGAAGAACCTCTCCCCGAATGGCGGCGGCGAGCCAACCGGCGCACTCGCAGAGGCGATCAGCGCTGAATTCGGCTCCTTTGACAAGTTCAAGGAGCACTTCTCCGCAGCAGCTCTCGGCCTGCAGGGCTCTGGCTGGGCAGTGCTTGGCTACGACCACGTTGGCGAGCGCCTAGTCATCGAGCAGCTTACCGACCAGCAGGGCAACATCTCCGCCAACCTCACCCCGCTGCTCATGCTTGACATGTGGGAGCACGCTTTCTACCTGCAGTACAAGAACGTCAAGGCTGACTACGTTAAGGCAGTATGGAACGTCTTCAACTGGGAGGACGTTGCAGCACGTTACGAGGCCGCAACCAAGTAATCCACTCGCGCAGCAGTGCACAGACTACCGTCTTCACGCTTCTGCCAGTACAAAAACGTGAAGACGGTATACAACATCGCCGTCGCGATGCCGCGCCCCTAGGCATGAGCCACACCGCTCGCCTAGGGGCTTCGCATATCTCAACTAAGGAATAGACCAGACAACT from Corynebacterium ulcerans carries:
- a CDS encoding superoxide dismutase, with the translated sequence MAKYELPELDYAYDALEPHIAAEIMELHHSKHHANYVNGANAALEKLADARENGYIGVAVTALTKDLAFNLGGHTNHSIFWKNLSPNGGGEPTGALAEAISAEFGSFDKFKEHFSAAALGLQGSGWAVLGYDHVGERLVIEQLTDQQGNISANLTPLLMLDMWEHAFYLQYKNVKADYVKAVWNVFNWEDVAARYEAATK